The genome window CAAGCTCGCCTCACGAAAAAAGGCCAAGGTAACGGAATTGAATGGTGAGAACTTTGTCCATTTTGAGCGGGACGTGCCGACGCGCAAGGCGATGGACAATATCTTCAAGGCCAACAACGTCGAGGTCAGAAAGGTTGCCGAATTCGATAACATCGAGACGATCAAGCGGGCCGTCGAAGTCGGCTTCGGCCTCGCGATCGTTCCCGAACCCGCCGTTATCGAAGCAAAAAAGGCGGGCACCCTCGCCGTCATCCCGCTCGCAGAAAAATACTGGGTCCGCTCCGTCGGCGTCATCCACCGCACCGACCGCGAACTCTCCCTCGCCGCCAAAAAATTCCTTCAGTTACTCGAAAACACGGATCGCTAGCTTCTCCTGGGCGTACACAGGACGCGGAAATTACGATAGCTACACGTGAAGCCCCTGGGCGAAACGCGCAGGCCGGAACGGCAAACGAATCGAGCGTAGCGACACAGGTATTTCTACGCCCGATCGTCATGCCCGTTACTGTGGTTCTAGTGGATTGGGCGATCACCGATGCCGGCGGCGGCGACGTAGGTCATGGGCGTGGTGGGCTTCATTTCGTTGAGTGTCGCGCGGATCTTGCCGGCGAGGCCTTCGGCCTCCATGTAATCGCGGCCGAGCAGGCGTCGGAAGCGGCGGTCGCGGGCTTCGCCCGTGAGTTCCCTCAGCAGGCCGCCGAGAAATGCCGTAACGATCTCGGGGGCAAACTGTTTGCCGGAATTCATCCTCATATCGTCGATGACCTCTTTCGCCGGACGGCGTGCTTTATACGGCCGGTCGGTCGTCATCGCGTCGAACGAATCGGCGAGCGTCACGATCTTGGCAACATACGGTATCTCGCGGTCATAGAGTCCGTCGGGATAACCGCGGCCATCGACGCGTTCGTGATGATATTTCGCCGCAAGCGGCACATCGGCATACGGGTGATGGATGGGCTGAAGTATCTCGTAGCCGACCACGGGATGTTTGTTGAGTTCGGCCGATTCCTTTGCGTTGATGCGATACGGAGCATTGATGATCCTTCGCTCTACGGTGAGCTTGCCGACGTCGTGAAGATAGCCGCCGACCGCCGCGCCCTCGGTCTCTTCCTTGCCCCAGCCAAGCTCGGAAGCGATGATCTCCGAAAAGCGGCCCACGCGGACCGAATGCCCTTCGGTGTATTTGTCCTTACAGTCGATCGCCGCGGCAAAGGCCTTCACCGTATCGTTGTAGGTCGAACGCATCTCGTCAAACAGCCGCCGGTTCTCGTCGGCCTGCCGCTCGATCTCGGCCATCAGGTTGCGCTGGGCTATCGCCACGCCGATGTGATGGCCCATGGCGCAGATGATGTCCTTCTCGTAGTTTGTGTAAGGCAGACCAGTCGCCTTTTCGCCAAGAAAGATAGCTCCGACGATCTCGTCGCGAACGACAAGCGGCACGAACAGTTCGAGCCGCCGTCCGCCAAAGCTCACGTCGTATATCTGAAAAAATGGCAGGACCTGCGCGTCGCGGATCTCGATCGGATGTAGACCGCAGGAGAGGAACTGCCGCTCATCCTCAGGCGTCAGCGTTAGGCTCAGCGGAAAATCATCGCCAAGACTACGAACGGCGAGCATGTTCAGTTCGTGGCCAAAACGCGAATATCGAGCTACCGCACCGCGCATGATCCCAAGAGCGCCCGACAGTAAATGCAGTGATGTGCGTATCGTTTCCTGAAAACTGTTCTTATTCGTGACCTCCTGGCCTAGTTCGGCCAATGCCCCGAACGCATGGATCAATTTGTGGTCATGCTCTGCCATAATTACGCCGCCTCACGCCAGTGTCACATGCCTTGTCACGCCCAGCATTTCAAACAGTTCGATGGTTTCTTCGCTTACATCGGAGCAAATTATCCTTGCCCCTCGCGCCGCCGCAACATCGGCGATTCCGAGAAGTATCGATATGCCGATGCTGTTCACCAATTCGGTCTCGCCAAAATCAAGAACGATCTCTCTTGCACCCGCGTCGAGCTTTCGTCGGCACTCGTATTCGATGTGCTCGCCGGTGAGCTTGTTAAGATAATCGCCCGCCTTAATGATCGGCCGTTCCACTGCGGCATTGACCGCGGCGCCGCTTAATGAATCAGAAAGCACGTAAATTCTTCCCTTTTTTGTTTTAACCTGAGCGCGCTGAAGAGCTACTTGAGGTATATGTTTAACATAATCAGATGTCAAACACAATAACTTAAGCGCTTTTGGCACGAACTAGTACTGATGTGGAACTCGGCCAAATTCATCGAGCAGCGGCTTGAGCCGTTCGATAGCTGCGTCGTGGGCAGTTCCATTAGTCGCGAGAATACCGTTACGATTTTGCAGGTCACGTCGGTCATATTTGAACGACTCGCCAAATAGATCCGTAAATCGCCCGCCGGCTTCCTCGAGGATGATCTGTGGAGCGCATGTATCCCAGAGCTTTGTCCGCGGGCTAGGGTGAATGTATATGTCGCAGGTCCGGTTCGCTATCAATCCGACCTTAAGCCCGACCGATCCGCGATTGTGGATCTTTTCAAAACCGAAGGCATCAATAATCTTGCCCATGCGGGAACTCGGATGATTGCGCGACATTGCCAAGGTAAGTCGCGCCAGATCGGCAGTCGACGATGCGGTCAAACGCTGTGGGGCCTCGTCACCTCTCACAAGGAATGCCCCTGTTCCCTTGGCAGCATACATGAGACTACGATGAAACGGCATGTAGACAACGCCGACCACCGGAACGCCAGTCTCCGCGAGGCCGATCTGCACTGAGAAATCTCCGTCTCGCTTGACAAAGCCCGCCGTTCCGTCGAGCGGGTCGATTATCCATACGCGCTTGCTGGCGAGCCGTCGTGCAGTGTCATCAGGTTCCTCTTCCGACAACACGGCATCGAGCGGAAAATCTTTCGCGAGAGCGTCGACGATGATCTTGCTCGCACGCCGGTCTGCCTCAGTGACAGGCTCCACTCGATCGTCAGCCCCGATCTTTTCTTCAGCGACAAACTCAGTCGCGTAATAGGCCATTATTTCGAGGCCGACCGTAAGAGCGAGTGACATCGCCCGCTCTAGCTCATCCTTTAACATCGATTTAACTCTATCACGCACAAACAACAATAAGAGGCTGCCAATCATGACAGCCTCTGTATCTCAGTCTCTTAACTGGAGTTAGAATGTTCGCCTTGTCGGCTGAGCGGCCCTGCCAGGGCTTCCGAGCAGTCGGACCGCGACCGTGGTGCTGCGACCGGCACGGAATACCTCAAAGTTGACCGTATCGCCGATCTGCTTTCGGTCAAGCAAGCGATAGAGATCATCAATATTGTTAAGCTTCTGTCCTTCGCCCGAAAGGATGATATCGCCGATCTGACCATCCGACGTTACGCTGCGTAACCCGGCACGATCCGCTGATCCGCCCGGCTGGATCTGCAGAACGAGGAGCCCCTGATCTACGGGCAGTCGATAACCGCGTTGCTTGAGGTCCTCGACACTTGGAAGGGTCGCTCCTAGTTTTGGGCGCCGGACCTCACCGAACTGGATAAGCTGCGGGATGATCCGTTTCGCGGTGGCCGCCGGAATTGCAAATCCGACACCGACCGAACCGCCCGCGGGAGATAGTATCTGCGAGTTGATACCGATCATCTTGCCAAATTTGTCGAGCAAAGGTCCACCCGAATTTCCCGGATTGATCGAGGCATCTGTCTGAATAGCAGCATCTATCGGCCGTCCGTTCCTGGCTCGTATCGGACGCTGAAGGCCGGAAATAACGCCCGTCGTAAGGGTTCGGTCGAGTCCAAACGGGTTGCCGATCGCCAAGACCTTTTGGCCAACGATAAGCTTATCCGAATCACCTATCGGCACGATCGTCATGCCGGCCGGCGGGTCGATCTTGATCACCGCAAGGTCCGTATCAGGATCGCCACCTACGACCGTTGCCGGATAGACCTTATCACCGCCAAAGCTTACCGTCAGCTTTTGGGCACCCTCGATAACGTGATAATTGGTCACGATATGGCCATTTGCATCAATCACGGAGCCCGACCCATTACCCTTGCCTTCCTGCTCATTGCCAAACCAGTCC of Chloracidobacterium sp. contains these proteins:
- a CDS encoding STAS domain-containing protein, coding for MLSDSLSGAAVNAAVERPIIKAGDYLNKLTGEHIEYECRRKLDAGAREIVLDFGETELVNSIGISILLGIADVAAARGARIICSDVSEETIELFEMLGVTRHVTLA
- a CDS encoding 3'(2'),5'-bisphosphate nucleotidase CysQ, with translation MLKDELERAMSLALTVGLEIMAYYATEFVAEEKIGADDRVEPVTEADRRASKIIVDALAKDFPLDAVLSEEEPDDTARRLASKRVWIIDPLDGTAGFVKRDGDFSVQIGLAETGVPVVGVVYMPFHRSLMYAAKGTGAFLVRGDEAPQRLTASSTADLARLTLAMSRNHPSSRMGKIIDAFGFEKIHNRGSVGLKVGLIANRTCDIYIHPSPRTKLWDTCAPQIILEEAGGRFTDLFGESFKYDRRDLQNRNGILATNGTAHDAAIERLKPLLDEFGRVPHQY
- a CDS encoding trypsin-like peptidase domain-containing protein, producing MSRQSVYQLSSRQLLLLALSSALVAVGISAFLYSYGTYWFSEQAAPPAFAEDVERSISDPSTVSDEQNSIEVYRTISPGVAFINTTSYSQDWFGNEQEGKGNGSGSVIDANGHIVTNYHVIEGAQKLTVSFGGDKVYPATVVGGDPDTDLAVIKIDPPAGMTIVPIGDSDKLIVGQKVLAIGNPFGLDRTLTTGVISGLQRPIRARNGRPIDAAIQTDASINPGNSGGPLLDKFGKMIGINSQILSPAGGSVGVGFAIPAATAKRIIPQLIQFGEVRRPKLGATLPSVEDLKQRGYRLPVDQGLLVLQIQPGGSADRAGLRSVTSDGQIGDIILSGEGQKLNNIDDLYRLLDRKQIGDTVNFEVFRAGRSTTVAVRLLGSPGRAAQPTRRTF
- a CDS encoding HD domain-containing protein, which translates into the protein MAEHDHKLIHAFGALAELGQEVTNKNSFQETIRTSLHLLSGALGIMRGAVARYSRFGHELNMLAVRSLGDDFPLSLTLTPEDERQFLSCGLHPIEIRDAQVLPFFQIYDVSFGGRRLELFVPLVVRDEIVGAIFLGEKATGLPYTNYEKDIICAMGHHIGVAIAQRNLMAEIERQADENRRLFDEMRSTYNDTVKAFAAAIDCKDKYTEGHSVRVGRFSEIIASELGWGKEETEGAAVGGYLHDVGKLTVERRIINAPYRINAKESAELNKHPVVGYEILQPIHHPYADVPLAAKYHHERVDGRGYPDGLYDREIPYVAKIVTLADSFDAMTTDRPYKARRPAKEVIDDMRMNSGKQFAPEIVTAFLGGLLRELTGEARDRRFRRLLGRDYMEAEGLAGKIRATLNEMKPTTPMTYVAAAGIGDRPIH